From a single Chloroflexota bacterium genomic region:
- a CDS encoding DegT/DnrJ/EryC1/StrS family aminotransferase — protein sequence MHSQQIEAPAKWSIQVARPMLGEEEIEAVARVLRSGHLVQGALVEQFERRFAAMLGARHAVALSNGTAALHLALLAHGISAGDEVITSPFTFIASANAALYVGARPVFVDIRPDTFNLDPGQIEASITPRTRAIVPVHLYGQPAELDAIHEIAARHQLAVIEDAAQAHGAAIDGRIVGSTGTACFSFYATKNVTTAEGGLVTTDDDEIVDRLRLLRSHGQRERYHHEILGYNFRLTDVQAAIGLVQLDRLEALTDARIRNAACLSARLSGVRPPVVLPGYRHVFHQYTVRIPHDRDGVARRLAEQGIGTGVHYPVPVHQQPLYRDMGYEDHLPESERASREVLSLPVHPGLTTDELDAVATTLSAVAAPRTVALS from the coding sequence ATGCACTCGCAACAGATTGAGGCGCCAGCGAAGTGGTCGATTCAGGTCGCCAGACCGATGCTTGGCGAGGAGGAGATCGAGGCGGTCGCACGGGTCCTGCGTTCGGGCCACCTGGTGCAAGGCGCGCTGGTCGAGCAGTTCGAGCGGCGGTTCGCAGCGATGCTCGGAGCGCGGCACGCCGTGGCCTTGTCGAACGGCACCGCCGCGCTGCACCTGGCGCTGCTGGCACACGGCATCAGCGCCGGAGACGAGGTCATCACCAGCCCCTTCACGTTCATCGCCTCGGCGAACGCGGCGCTGTACGTGGGGGCGCGCCCGGTGTTTGTGGACATCCGACCAGACACGTTCAATCTCGATCCAGGCCAGATCGAGGCCAGCATCACGCCGCGCACACGGGCGATCGTGCCAGTCCACCTGTACGGCCAGCCGGCCGAGCTGGACGCGATCCACGAGATCGCGGCGCGCCATCAGCTTGCCGTGATCGAGGATGCCGCGCAGGCGCATGGCGCGGCGATTGACGGACGGATCGTCGGATCGACGGGGACGGCCTGCTTCTCGTTCTATGCGACGAAGAACGTGACCACGGCAGAGGGCGGTCTCGTCACGACGGATGACGACGAGATCGTGGATCGCCTGCGCCTGCTGCGAAGTCATGGGCAGCGCGAGCGCTACCACCATGAGATCCTGGGCTACAACTTCCGTCTGACGGACGTGCAGGCGGCCATCGGGTTGGTGCAGTTGGACCGCCTGGAGGCGCTCACCGACGCACGGATCCGGAACGCGGCATGCTTGTCAGCACGCCTGTCCGGCGTGAGGCCACCCGTCGTGCTGCCGGGGTATCGGCACGTCTTCCATCAGTACACCGTGCGAATCCCGCACGACCGCGATGGTGTCGCGCGGCGCCTGGCCGAGCAGGGCATCGGCACGGGCGTCCACTATCCGGTGCCGGTGCACCAGCAGCCGCTGTACCGCGACATGGGGTACGAGGATCACCTGCCCGAGTCCGAGCGCGCCAGCCGCGAGGTGCTCTCCCTGCCGGTGCATCCGGGGCTGACGACCGACGAGCTGGATGCCGTGGCGACGACACTGTCAGCGGTGGCGGCTCCCAGGACAGTTGCCCTGTCCTGA
- a CDS encoding NAD(P)/FAD-dependent oxidoreductase, with product MNVGIVGAGMLGLALGYALSRAGIQVSIFDAKPQAGGLLETVDVDGVAIDKYYHCILGGDTDLLALIDELDLSDRVRFTAARQGFYSGGRLYSMASGKDLLLFPPLSLVERFRLGLTILGAFRVNDWARLEETPVEDWLVGLGGRGAFEKVWRPLLRAKFDASFDQTPATYIWSRIKRTSSTKAAAGRGDQLGYVVGSYRVLVDRLVERIEQAGGTVQLDARISEITVEDERVTGLVVNGRQQPFDSVVVTTPLQVLSALVPEPARSALALPPPPEFLGVICGLLLLDRPLSPYYTLNIADRDVPFTGVIETTNVIAPEDVGGHHLVYVPKYVTRSSPFHELDDDALRQLYIEHLSKMLPAFRESTVRHAFVFRERFVEPLHQIGRARPTVPMQTPIGGLFVVNNGQIYPELTNCQASVRHAQKALPLIATHRAAPSPVAVS from the coding sequence ATGAATGTAGGCATCGTTGGGGCGGGGATGCTCGGGCTGGCGCTCGGGTACGCCCTGTCACGAGCCGGCATCCAGGTCTCGATCTTCGATGCGAAGCCCCAGGCTGGCGGCCTCCTCGAAACCGTCGACGTGGACGGCGTGGCTATCGACAAGTACTACCATTGCATCCTGGGCGGCGATACCGACCTTCTCGCCCTGATCGACGAGCTGGATCTGAGTGACCGGGTCCGGTTCACGGCGGCGCGCCAGGGCTTCTACTCCGGCGGGCGTCTCTACTCGATGGCGAGCGGCAAGGACTTGCTGCTGTTCCCGCCGCTGTCGCTGGTCGAGCGGTTTCGTCTCGGTCTCACGATCCTCGGTGCGTTCCGCGTCAACGACTGGGCCAGGCTCGAAGAGACCCCGGTCGAGGACTGGCTGGTGGGGCTGGGCGGTCGAGGCGCGTTCGAGAAGGTCTGGCGGCCGCTGCTCCGCGCGAAGTTCGACGCGAGCTTTGACCAGACCCCGGCGACCTACATCTGGTCGCGGATCAAGCGCACGTCCTCGACGAAGGCAGCGGCCGGGCGCGGCGATCAGCTTGGCTACGTCGTCGGGAGCTACCGCGTCCTGGTCGATCGACTGGTGGAGCGGATCGAGCAGGCTGGCGGGACCGTTCAACTGGACGCCCGGATCAGCGAGATCACGGTTGAAGACGAGCGTGTGACCGGGCTCGTCGTCAACGGTCGGCAGCAGCCGTTTGACAGCGTGGTGGTCACGACGCCGCTGCAGGTGCTGTCGGCGCTGGTCCCGGAGCCGGCGCGCAGCGCGCTGGCCCTGCCGCCGCCGCCCGAGTTTCTGGGCGTGATCTGCGGGCTGCTGCTGCTGGATCGGCCGTTGTCTCCGTACTACACGTTGAACATCGCCGACCGCGACGTGCCGTTTACGGGCGTCATCGAGACCACCAACGTGATCGCGCCGGAGGATGTAGGCGGGCACCACCTGGTGTATGTGCCGAAGTACGTGACGCGGTCCAGCCCGTTCCACGAGCTTGACGACGATGCGCTCCGACAGCTCTACATCGAACATCTCTCGAAGATGCTGCCCGCGTTCCGCGAGTCCACGGTGCGCCACGCGTTCGTGTTCCGCGAGCGGTTCGTCGAGCCGCTGCACCAGATCGGACGGGCCCGGCCGACGGTACCGATGCAGACGCCGATCGGTGGGCTGTTCGTGGTCAACAACGGGCAGATCTACCCCGAGCTGACGAACTGCCAGGCGAGTGTTCGCCATGCCCAGAAGGCGCTGCCACTGATCGCCACCCACCGGGCGGCGCCGTCACCGGTGGCCGTGTCCTGA
- a CDS encoding flippase codes for MSGLATTVLRNSFAGIGAQAAIKVLSFGFSVLVVRQLGAEQFGQYAAVLAFGATFVFLADLGLGVFTVREVSRWRALEDGKAHIDRFFGNVVVLRVLLGCVAAVLIVLTAWATDRPTAMLVALAVGAVGLMVYSAQGACEAVLAGFERLHVAAAAKVVNQLAFVVLGAIALIVGAGYHGLVVANLVGVSIMAWLCWRGVRRLDVTPGRPSPDQWLPLLRASAPFAVIAGTLGLSYKFDSVLLNIAWGDTETGYYNAAYSLVFASVFLSNALNTALYPSLTRQAAQAPESLPSIYGTALRYLMSVSLPIAVGGFVLSDQIVALLFGAGFVEAGPVLAILILVVPLMFASELLGYVVVIGGAERSVARAVLVSTGINILCNLVLVPWFGLFAAATMTVVTEGVLVGQYVWYLRATLAQISWQRTLILPLVATGMMGVGVLLMKELPTVVTILLAAVMYGMLLVLLGVVQPGELAVLRSVGASMRPRPTSEPLVS; via the coding sequence ATGAGCGGCCTCGCGACGACGGTGCTTCGGAACTCGTTCGCAGGCATTGGGGCGCAGGCGGCCATCAAGGTACTCTCGTTCGGCTTCTCGGTGCTGGTGGTGCGTCAGCTTGGCGCAGAGCAGTTCGGCCAGTACGCGGCCGTCCTGGCGTTCGGCGCGACGTTTGTGTTCCTGGCAGACCTGGGCCTCGGAGTCTTCACCGTTCGTGAGGTCAGCCGGTGGCGTGCCCTGGAGGACGGGAAGGCGCACATCGACCGGTTCTTTGGCAACGTGGTGGTGCTCCGCGTCTTGCTGGGATGCGTCGCCGCGGTGCTGATCGTGCTGACCGCCTGGGCGACGGACCGTCCAACGGCGATGCTGGTGGCCCTGGCGGTCGGGGCGGTCGGACTGATGGTCTACTCGGCGCAAGGCGCGTGCGAGGCCGTGCTGGCGGGCTTCGAACGGCTGCACGTTGCCGCCGCGGCGAAGGTCGTGAATCAACTGGCCTTTGTGGTGCTGGGCGCCATAGCGCTGATCGTCGGGGCAGGGTATCACGGGCTGGTCGTTGCGAATCTGGTCGGCGTGTCGATCATGGCCTGGCTGTGCTGGCGAGGTGTCAGACGCCTGGATGTGACGCCGGGGCGTCCGTCTCCAGACCAGTGGCTGCCGCTGCTGCGGGCGAGCGCGCCGTTCGCCGTGATCGCCGGCACGCTCGGGCTGTCCTACAAGTTCGACAGTGTGCTGCTGAACATCGCGTGGGGCGATACGGAGACGGGCTATTACAACGCCGCGTACAGCCTGGTCTTCGCGTCGGTGTTCCTCTCGAACGCGCTGAACACGGCGCTCTACCCGTCGCTGACGCGGCAGGCTGCGCAGGCGCCGGAGTCGCTACCGTCCATCTACGGGACGGCCCTGCGCTACTTGATGAGTGTCTCCCTTCCCATCGCGGTCGGCGGGTTCGTGCTCTCGGATCAGATTGTCGCGCTGCTCTTCGGCGCGGGCTTCGTGGAGGCGGGGCCGGTGCTGGCCATTCTGATCCTGGTCGTGCCGTTGATGTTCGCGTCCGAGCTGCTGGGGTACGTGGTGGTGATCGGCGGCGCTGAGCGCTCGGTGGCGCGGGCGGTCCTGGTGAGCACGGGCATCAACATCCTGTGCAACCTGGTGCTGGTCCCGTGGTTCGGGCTGTTCGCAGCGGCCACGATGACGGTGGTCACGGAAGGGGTGCTGGTCGGCCAGTACGTCTGGTATCTCCGCGCGACGCTGGCCCAGATCTCATGGCAGCGCACGCTGATCCTTCCTCTGGTCGCGACGGGAATGATGGGTGTTGGCGTTCTGCTCATGAAGGAGCTTCCAACTGTGGTGACGATCCTGCTTGCCGCCGTCATGTACGGCATGCTCCTGGTTCTGCTGGGCGTGGTACAGCCTGGCGAGTTGGCGGTGCTCCGCTCCGTTGGCGCGTCGATGCGCCCGCGCCCGACATCGGAACCTCTCGTGAGTTGA
- the wecB gene encoding UDP-N-acetylglucosamine 2-epimerase (non-hydrolyzing), with the protein MKIVSIVGARPEFVQVAPLSAALRRSHQEVLLHTGQHYDYLMSEIFLHELGLPAPDYNLGVGSGSHGRQTGELLADIERVLLHERPDWVIVRGDTNSTLAGGLAAAKLGIPVAHIESGARSFDRSMPEELNRVLVDHLSSLLFCVAPNGVTNLEHEGITEGVYNVGDVMYDALLQNVPIAHRTSSLRTRLGVQERDYVLATVHRAGNTDDPARLRSIVAAINAIEGTVVFPVHPRTRAALDRLRLGLGDRVLAIEPVGYHDMLMLEAGARVIVTDSGGVTRESYLLGVPCVTLREQTEHVETVTVGWNCLAGADTERIVDAVRTFRPTTIRPPVFGDGHAAERIVQILETGASRFSAGTGGSSVPEVASAAGRV; encoded by the coding sequence GTGAAGATCGTTTCCATCGTCGGTGCGCGGCCAGAGTTCGTGCAAGTCGCGCCGTTGTCGGCGGCCTTGCGACGATCTCATCAGGAAGTCCTGCTCCACACGGGCCAGCACTACGACTACCTGATGTCGGAGATCTTCCTGCACGAGCTGGGACTCCCCGCGCCAGACTACAACCTGGGCGTCGGGTCCGGCTCGCATGGCCGCCAGACGGGCGAGCTGTTGGCGGATATCGAGCGGGTACTCCTCCACGAGCGGCCTGACTGGGTGATCGTTCGCGGGGACACGAACTCGACGCTGGCGGGCGGGCTGGCCGCCGCGAAGCTCGGCATTCCTGTCGCGCACATCGAGTCCGGGGCACGGAGCTTCGACCGTTCGATGCCCGAAGAGCTGAACCGGGTGCTCGTCGACCACCTGTCGTCGCTGCTCTTCTGCGTGGCACCGAACGGGGTCACGAATCTGGAGCATGAGGGCATTACCGAAGGCGTGTACAACGTCGGCGACGTTATGTATGATGCACTCCTACAAAATGTGCCGATAGCGCATCGGACATCATCATTGCGGACGCGTCTTGGCGTGCAAGAACGGGACTACGTGTTGGCGACCGTGCACCGGGCCGGAAATACCGACGATCCTGCCCGGCTGCGGAGCATCGTCGCCGCCATCAACGCCATCGAGGGCACGGTGGTCTTCCCGGTGCATCCGAGGACGCGCGCGGCGCTCGACCGGCTCCGGCTCGGCCTGGGTGACCGTGTCCTCGCCATCGAGCCTGTCGGCTACCACGACATGCTGATGCTCGAGGCCGGCGCGCGGGTGATCGTGACGGATTCGGGTGGAGTCACGCGAGAGTCGTATTTGCTCGGCGTGCCCTGCGTGACGCTGCGCGAGCAGACCGAGCACGTCGAGACGGTGACGGTCGGCTGGAACTGCCTTGCGGGGGCAGACACCGAACGTATCGTGGATGCCGTACGCACGTTCAGGCCGACGACGATCCGCCCGCCGGTGTTCGGCGACGGCCATGCGGCAGAGCGCATCGTGCAGATCCTGGAGACCGGGGCGTCACGGTTCTCGGCGGGGACCGGCGGGAGCAGCGTGCCTGAAGTGGCAAGCGCTGCGGGGCGTGTGTAG
- a CDS encoding glycosyltransferase family 4 protein — MARRRLGIDVRYLSHGLVGGVHTYVRHFVPALLDLASEFEVILYADTKQPFELADLPPSVTLRRLPWRSALSTVQQDLWMWRTMQTDRLEVVHFPANYGIGPRGAATVLTIHDAINLLPIYEIVRGHPKRPGTIAKMLYLQAWTKYAARRADLVLTVSEHARREIAGTGRVAASQIVAVPHAPTPDLRRVTDPDRLDEVRRRHGIQTPFVLADGLKNPGTLIRAWRRLPQALRDTHRIVFFARRPNVAPAVIEAQARGEAYLLIAPTRPDLIGLYSLAAAFVFPSWIEGFGIPVLEAMTCGAPVISSDRGALPEVLGGAGLLADAEDDAAFARHIELVLTDDGARERHRAQGYERAAQFTWENTARAILGVYNMAWQRRHPGAQAGSVAPTAVHVSERA; from the coding sequence ATGGCCCGCCGACGACTTGGCATCGACGTTCGCTACCTCTCGCACGGGCTTGTGGGCGGCGTGCACACCTACGTGCGCCACTTCGTGCCGGCCCTCCTGGATCTCGCCAGCGAGTTCGAGGTGATCCTCTACGCGGACACGAAGCAGCCATTTGAGCTGGCCGATCTGCCGCCCTCGGTGACGCTGCGCCGCCTGCCCTGGCGCAGCGCGCTCTCCACCGTGCAGCAGGATCTCTGGATGTGGCGCACGATGCAGACGGACCGCCTGGAGGTCGTGCACTTTCCGGCGAACTACGGCATCGGGCCGCGCGGCGCGGCGACGGTCCTCACAATCCACGACGCGATCAACCTCTTGCCGATCTACGAGATCGTGCGGGGACATCCGAAGCGGCCAGGCACCATCGCGAAGATGCTCTACTTGCAGGCCTGGACCAAGTACGCGGCGCGGCGGGCCGACCTGGTGTTGACGGTTTCGGAGCACGCCCGCCGCGAGATCGCAGGAACGGGGCGTGTGGCGGCGTCACAGATCGTGGCGGTGCCGCACGCGCCGACGCCTGATCTCAGGAGGGTGACGGACCCTGACCGGCTCGACGAGGTGCGGCGGCGACACGGCATCCAGACGCCGTTCGTGCTGGCCGATGGGCTGAAGAATCCTGGCACGCTGATTCGGGCGTGGCGGCGTCTGCCGCAGGCGCTGCGCGACACCCATCGCATCGTCTTCTTCGCGCGACGCCCAAACGTGGCGCCAGCGGTGATCGAGGCGCAGGCGCGCGGTGAGGCGTACCTGCTGATCGCACCGACGCGGCCTGACCTGATCGGTCTGTACAGCCTGGCAGCGGCGTTCGTGTTTCCCTCGTGGATCGAGGGTTTCGGTATCCCGGTCCTGGAAGCGATGACCTGCGGCGCGCCGGTCATCTCGTCAGACCGAGGGGCGCTCCCGGAAGTGCTTGGCGGGGCTGGCCTGCTCGCCGATGCCGAGGACGACGCTGCGTTCGCGCGGCACATCGAGCTGGTGCTGACCGACGACGGCGCGCGCGAGCGGCACAGGGCACAGGGGTACGAGCGGGCGGCACAGTTCACCTGGGAGAACACGGCCCGGGCGATTCTCGGGGTGTACAACATGGCCTGGCAGCGGCGGCACCCAGGCGCGCAGGCAGGGTCCGTTGCCCCCACGGCTGTGCACGTGTCGGAGCGAGCATGA
- a CDS encoding EamA family transporter: MNALPYILVSGVFAVLGQILLKWGLAQIGPLTLAPARLPELVLALALNPLVVLGLVVTVTGTFFWLITLSRVDLSFAYPFASLNYVAVLVGSWLLLGESPSPVRLLGVLAICGGVCLIARTSSVHREVPAVERSPQIAAPSLSVRQSL, encoded by the coding sequence GTGAATGCGTTGCCGTATATCCTGGTGAGCGGCGTCTTCGCCGTGCTCGGCCAGATCCTCCTCAAGTGGGGTCTCGCCCAGATCGGGCCGCTGACCCTCGCGCCGGCCCGACTGCCAGAGCTGGTGCTGGCGCTGGCCCTCAATCCGCTGGTCGTGTTGGGCCTCGTGGTGACGGTCACCGGCACGTTCTTCTGGCTGATCACGCTGTCACGCGTCGATCTGAGCTTTGCGTATCCGTTCGCGAGCCTGAACTATGTCGCCGTCCTGGTCGGCTCCTGGCTGCTGCTGGGTGAGAGCCCCTCGCCAGTCCGACTGCTTGGCGTCCTGGCGATCTGTGGCGGGGTCTGCCTGATCGCCCGAACGTCGAGCGTCCATCGCGAGGTGCCGGCGGTCGAGCGCTCACCGCAGATCGCCGCGCCCTCGCTCTCCGTGAGGCAGTCCCTATGA
- a CDS encoding glycosyltransferase family 2 protein, translating to MDISLVIPCRDEADNVQVLQQELRPVVEALRQQYSVELVFIDDGSVDGTGDLLEATFADDPAVRVVRHETGRGLGAGLRTGFAYSTGEIVITTDCDASYPFSLIPPLLERLTPGVDIVTASCYHPDGGVENVPAYRIFLSKSASFMYRVLLDWRVHTYTCLFRAYRRHVIDRAEFESDGFLGVTEILANAIRDGRVVAELPCVLRARRYGQSKARVARIIRSHLRFQWGLLAGRRRSTPREQRPREYAS from the coding sequence GTGGACATTTCCCTGGTGATCCCCTGCCGCGATGAAGCTGACAATGTCCAGGTGCTGCAGCAGGAGCTGCGCCCGGTTGTCGAGGCGCTGCGGCAGCAGTACTCGGTTGAGCTGGTGTTTATCGATGATGGGAGCGTCGACGGGACTGGCGATCTTCTGGAAGCCACCTTCGCCGACGATCCCGCCGTGCGGGTCGTGCGCCACGAGACGGGCCGAGGGCTCGGCGCGGGGCTGCGGACGGGGTTCGCGTACAGCACGGGTGAGATCGTCATCACGACTGACTGTGATGCGAGCTACCCGTTCTCGCTGATTCCGCCGCTGCTCGAGCGCCTGACGCCGGGTGTGGACATCGTCACGGCCTCGTGCTACCACCCGGACGGCGGTGTTGAGAATGTGCCGGCCTACCGGATCTTCCTGAGCAAGTCGGCATCGTTTATGTATCGCGTCCTGCTCGACTGGCGGGTGCACACCTACACGTGCCTGTTCCGGGCGTATCGGCGACACGTCATCGACCGGGCCGAGTTCGAGTCCGATGGCTTCCTGGGCGTCACCGAGATCCTGGCGAACGCCATCCGCGACGGCCGCGTCGTCGCCGAGCTGCCCTGCGTCTTGCGCGCCCGCCGGTACGGGCAGTCGAAGGCCCGGGTGGCCCGGATCATCCGCTCGCACCTGCGATTCCAGTGGGGACTGCTCGCGGGCCGTCGGCGCAGCACGCCGCGCGAGCAACGGCCACGGGAGTATGCGTCCTAA
- a CDS encoding glycosyltransferase, translating into MRVLFLSRWFPYPADNGAKLRIYNLLRQLARVHDVTLLTCAEQLDHIDDDALAHLRSVCADVRVVAYRRFQPRSGKALAGIFSSEPRYLVDTHRPEFSRQLHELLATTSFDVVLASQLSMVPYGIETAQATGVPVVLEELEIALFRDAASGWQRPLQTLRHQLTWIKLRAYLRRVLPLFAACTVVSEPERQYVAALAPEYRPAMVIPNGVDLGQYAHLRETPVPGALIFPGALTYSANLSGADWFLREVFVKLKTLAPDCRLNITGQTAGVDLNQLPQMDGYTITGYVPDIRPVIARSMVTVVPLLVGGGTRLKILESLAIGTPVVSTSKGAQGLDVRDGEHLLIADTADAFAASVQALLQDTDLRARLVASGRRLVRERYSWDAIGPRLCDLLEQVARPAVAAGVH; encoded by the coding sequence GTGCGCGTCCTGTTCCTGTCGCGGTGGTTCCCGTATCCGGCGGATAACGGGGCGAAGCTGCGGATCTACAACCTGCTCCGTCAGCTTGCGCGGGTCCACGACGTGACGCTGCTCACCTGCGCCGAGCAGCTGGACCACATCGACGACGACGCGCTGGCGCACCTTCGCAGCGTGTGTGCAGACGTTCGGGTGGTGGCGTACCGCCGCTTTCAGCCGAGGAGCGGCAAGGCGCTCGCCGGGATATTCTCCAGCGAGCCGCGCTACCTCGTCGATACGCACCGTCCCGAGTTCTCCCGCCAACTGCACGAACTGCTCGCGACGACTTCGTTCGACGTGGTGCTCGCATCGCAACTATCGATGGTCCCGTACGGCATCGAGACCGCGCAGGCAACAGGCGTTCCCGTGGTGCTCGAAGAGCTGGAGATCGCGCTCTTCCGGGACGCGGCCTCAGGATGGCAACGGCCGCTCCAGACGCTTCGCCACCAGCTGACCTGGATCAAGCTGCGTGCGTACCTCCGACGGGTGCTGCCCCTGTTCGCCGCGTGTACCGTGGTCTCAGAGCCGGAGCGGCAGTACGTCGCGGCGCTGGCGCCGGAGTATCGGCCGGCAATGGTGATCCCGAACGGGGTCGATCTCGGCCAGTACGCCCACCTGCGTGAGACGCCGGTCCCGGGCGCGTTGATCTTTCCTGGCGCCCTCACCTATTCAGCCAACCTCTCAGGGGCTGACTGGTTCCTGCGCGAGGTGTTCGTGAAGCTCAAGACCCTCGCGCCGGACTGTCGCCTGAACATCACCGGGCAGACCGCTGGCGTTGACCTGAACCAGTTGCCCCAGATGGACGGCTACACCATCACGGGATACGTGCCGGACATTCGGCCGGTCATCGCGCGGAGCATGGTGACCGTCGTGCCGTTGCTGGTGGGGGGCGGCACGCGCCTCAAGATCCTCGAGTCCCTGGCCATCGGGACGCCCGTCGTCTCGACCTCGAAGGGCGCGCAGGGCCTGGACGTCCGCGACGGCGAGCACCTGCTGATCGCCGACACGGCGGATGCGTTCGCGGCGTCGGTGCAGGCGCTGCTCCAGGATACGGATCTGCGCGCACGGCTGGTTGCGTCTGGCCGTCGGCTGGTCCGTGAGCGTTACAGCTGGGACGCGATCGGTCCGCGCCTGTGCGACCTGCTGGAGCAGGTTGCGCGGCCGGCCGTTGCCGCCGGAGTGCACTGA
- a CDS encoding multidrug resistance protein yields MPAVVLIVCSVVIGVIGQLVLKSAMSRSGPLGLRGGPIVAVSAMALNPGVWAGMSLYGVSMLFWMAGLSRVELGYAYPFLSLSYVLILVGSRIVLGEAIGWARLVGVLVICFGVTVVALG; encoded by the coding sequence ATGCCAGCCGTTGTGCTGATTGTGTGCAGCGTGGTGATCGGCGTAATCGGGCAGTTGGTGCTGAAATCGGCCATGTCCAGGTCCGGCCCACTTGGCCTGCGCGGCGGCCCGATTGTCGCCGTGTCGGCCATGGCGCTGAACCCGGGCGTCTGGGCCGGCATGTCGCTCTACGGGGTGAGCATGCTGTTCTGGATGGCCGGCCTCTCACGCGTGGAGCTTGGTTACGCCTACCCCTTCCTGAGCCTGAGCTACGTGCTCATCCTCGTCGGCTCGCGGATCGTGCTGGGAGAGGCCATCGGGTGGGCCCGGCTGGTCGGGGTGCTGGTGATTTGTTTCGGCGTGACCGTCGTCGCACTGGGTTGA
- a CDS encoding glycosyltransferase family 4 protein produces MRVVLATHFFFPTQSGGTESYTLGLARALRARGHEPFVICAGSLDAAHGWPPRAEDDTYDGIPVRRLSWDWVRAPHPFRTFYDNPEATALFSAYLREVGADVVHVTSCYSLSANILGAARQAGCRTILTLTDFWFLCIRHTLLRGDGSLCAGPTSAADCQRCLASGSPSLRGIMDRTNPQLVARALLAASHAPALVRLPGLRGYVGDAETRLDHLRQAFAQADAVIAPSRFLKQMLVRGGYSADSMTVSPYGMDLSWGPMTARRADDGQLVLGYLGQIEPLKGVDVAVRAVRALPTDRPVRLRIFGSLEKNPSYVARLRELAEGDARIEFVGPYQPRDLREVLAGLDAIVVPSLWYENTPLVISEAFAARRPALATNLGGMSEAVQHGKNGLLFERGDAAGLAAAIVRLTTEPGLLDELRAGIQPVRTIDEEIVALLDLYRGATLPVSA; encoded by the coding sequence ATGCGAGTCGTGCTTGCGACCCACTTCTTCTTCCCGACGCAGTCCGGCGGGACCGAGTCGTACACGCTCGGGCTGGCGCGGGCGCTGCGGGCGCGCGGTCACGAGCCGTTCGTGATCTGCGCCGGCTCGCTGGACGCCGCGCACGGCTGGCCGCCGCGCGCCGAGGACGACACCTACGACGGCATCCCCGTTCGACGGCTCTCGTGGGACTGGGTGCGTGCACCGCATCCGTTCCGAACCTTCTACGACAACCCGGAGGCGACGGCGCTCTTCAGCGCGTACCTGCGGGAGGTCGGCGCGGACGTCGTCCACGTCACCTCGTGCTACTCGCTGAGCGCCAACATCCTGGGCGCCGCTCGTCAGGCCGGCTGCCGCACGATCCTGACGTTGACGGACTTCTGGTTTCTCTGTATTCGCCACACGCTCCTGCGCGGCGACGGCTCGCTGTGCGCCGGCCCGACATCCGCGGCCGATTGCCAGCGCTGCCTGGCGTCTGGCTCTCCCTCGCTGCGGGGGATCATGGATCGAACGAATCCGCAGTTGGTCGCCAGAGCGCTGCTGGCCGCGAGCCACGCTCCGGCGCTGGTACGGCTGCCGGGGCTGCGCGGGTACGTCGGCGATGCCGAGACGCGCCTCGACCACCTGCGGCAGGCCTTCGCTCAGGCCGATGCGGTTATCGCGCCGTCGCGGTTCTTGAAGCAGATGCTCGTCCGCGGCGGCTACTCGGCTGACTCGATGACGGTGTCACCGTACGGCATGGATCTCTCGTGGGGGCCGATGACGGCCCGGCGCGCAGACGACGGCCAGCTCGTGCTCGGATACCTTGGGCAGATCGAGCCGCTCAAGGGTGTTGACGTGGCCGTGCGCGCCGTCCGTGCACTCCCCACGGATCGGCCGGTGCGCCTGCGGATCTTCGGCTCGCTGGAGAAGAACCCGTCGTACGTGGCACGTCTTCGGGAGCTTGCCGAGGGGGATGCCCGCATCGAGTTCGTGGGACCGTACCAGCCGCGCGACCTGCGCGAGGTGCTGGCTGGCCTGGATGCGATAGTCGTGCCGTCGCTCTGGTACGAGAACACGCCGCTGGTGATCAGCGAGGCGTTCGCGGCGCGGCGGCCAGCCCTGGCCACGAACCTGGGCGGGATGAGCGAGGCCGTGCAGCACGGCAAGAACGGGCTGCTCTTCGAGCGTGGCGATGCAGCGGGACTCGCGGCGGCCATCGTCCGGTTGACGACGGAGCCGGGGCTGCTGGACGAGCTTCGCGCGGGGATCCAGCCCGTGCGAACCATCGACGAGGAGATCGTGGCCTTGCTCGACTTGTATCGTGGGGCCACGCTCCCGGTGAGCGCCTGA